Proteins found in one Solitalea lacus genomic segment:
- a CDS encoding transposase, with amino-acid sequence MIDRFHVQQLGGEALQEIRIQHRWKAIEAENKALEKARKTQAEYHPKIYANGDTLKQLLARSRHLLYKAQVNWSQEQEKRASLLFELYPDLGQAYALAQKLSWIYNHSSSKSLALTRLAQWYDQVEKAGFKTFNTLSKTIQLHYERILNYFDNRSTNASAESFNAKIKAFRSQFRGVKDVPFFLFRLTKLFA; translated from the coding sequence GTGATCGATCGTTTTCATGTGCAACAACTGGGGGGAGAGGCCTTGCAGGAAATTCGCATCCAGCATCGCTGGAAGGCCATAGAGGCGGAAAACAAGGCCTTGGAAAAGGCCCGAAAAACCCAAGCAGAATATCATCCGAAGATCTATGCCAACGGGGATACGCTCAAGCAATTGCTGGCCCGCAGCCGCCACCTGCTGTATAAAGCCCAGGTGAACTGGAGCCAGGAACAAGAAAAACGGGCAAGTCTCCTCTTTGAGCTATATCCAGATCTGGGACAGGCTTATGCATTGGCTCAAAAGCTCTCCTGGATTTACAACCACTCCTCATCTAAATCCCTGGCCTTAACACGCTTGGCCCAATGGTATGACCAGGTAGAAAAGGCCGGCTTTAAAACGTTTAATACCCTGTCCAAAACCATACAGCTCCATTACGAACGGATCCTGAACTACTTTGACAACCGCAGCACCAACGCTTCGGCCGAATCGTTCAATGCTAAAATCAAAGCCTTCCGGAGTCAATTCAGGGGTGTAAAGGATGTACCTTTTTTCCTTTTCAGGCTTACTAAATTATTTGCTTAA
- the scpB gene encoding SMC-Scp complex subunit ScpB, whose protein sequence is MEMIQQHIEALIFASEQSITSAEIVACLSQVNGEEVADVLVDETIEAISKKYEAEEHFFELVALSGGYQFMTKKRYAPTVSSLIQHRNKKKLSAAAMETLAIIAYKQPITKAEIEQIRGVNCDYSVHKLLEKELITIEGKSDAPGRPLLYGTSKLFMDYFSLNSLKDLPQLKDIQSINENEIGQQTEN, encoded by the coding sequence ATGGAGATGATTCAACAACATATTGAAGCACTGATATTTGCCTCTGAGCAAAGCATAACTTCAGCCGAGATCGTAGCTTGTTTAAGCCAAGTTAATGGAGAGGAGGTTGCAGATGTACTAGTTGATGAAACTATTGAAGCCATAAGTAAAAAGTATGAGGCTGAAGAGCATTTCTTTGAATTGGTAGCCCTGAGTGGAGGTTATCAGTTTATGACAAAAAAAAGATATGCCCCTACAGTAAGCTCTTTAATACAGCACCGCAATAAGAAAAAATTATCGGCGGCAGCTATGGAAACCTTAGCAATTATTGCATACAAGCAACCAATTACCAAGGCCGAAATTGAACAGATAAGGGGTGTAAATTGTGATTATAGTGTTCATAAGTTACTTGAGAAAGAGCTAATCACCATTGAGGGAAAAAGCGATGCCCCAGGTAGGCCTTTGCTCTATGGAACCAGCAAATTATTTATGGACTATTTCAGTCTAAACTCGTTAAAAGACTTGCCACAACTAAAAGACATACAATCAATTAACGAAAACGAAATAGGACAACAGACAGAAAATTAA
- a CDS encoding TraB/GumN family protein translates to MKPTIVRSFFLGCLFFVCSFVAVARPTADTTVQNTLLWKISGKGLAKPSYLFGTTHLVCKADLGILLPAALKKAILSANEAVFEVYNDDPDKMAKESMQANLMRGHMTLDSLVSPQEMDTINRYFKANPIKGAIYQMLKETKPVLVAGMIGKKRMLCEGEQTSMEEELQYLARLFYKPCSGLSTYTEQMSYLDSVPYRDQAKMLLGVIRKLNNPDINAKQDNYSIQKLYELYKQQKATELFKGINADTKLNDPWVKFVRDDRNLLWVPRIEEKIKQNSAFIAVGFAHLLGDKGLLQLLRNKGYTVEGVVNN, encoded by the coding sequence ATGAAACCTACTATTGTGCGTAGCTTCTTTTTAGGATGTTTGTTTTTTGTTTGTTCATTTGTTGCTGTTGCCCGGCCAACAGCGGATACTACTGTTCAAAATACCCTGCTTTGGAAAATAAGCGGCAAAGGGTTAGCCAAACCATCCTACTTGTTTGGTACTACACACCTGGTTTGTAAAGCAGATCTGGGTATCCTGCTTCCGGCAGCGCTGAAAAAAGCGATTTTGTCGGCTAACGAAGCAGTTTTTGAAGTGTATAATGATGATCCAGACAAAATGGCTAAGGAATCTATGCAAGCTAATCTGATGCGCGGACATATGACATTGGATAGTTTGGTGTCGCCACAGGAGATGGATACGATTAATCGGTATTTCAAAGCAAACCCTATTAAGGGAGCGATATATCAGATGCTGAAAGAGACGAAACCTGTTCTTGTTGCCGGTATGATTGGCAAAAAAAGAATGCTTTGTGAAGGGGAACAAACCAGTATGGAAGAAGAGTTGCAGTATTTAGCGAGGCTGTTTTATAAACCTTGTAGCGGCCTTTCTACCTATACAGAACAGATGAGTTACCTGGATAGTGTTCCGTATAGAGACCAGGCGAAGATGTTGTTAGGGGTCATTAGAAAGCTGAATAATCCAGACATTAATGCAAAACAGGATAATTATTCCATACAAAAACTGTATGAGCTATATAAGCAGCAAAAAGCAACCGAACTTTTTAAGGGCATAAATGCGGATACAAAACTTAACGATCCCTGGGTTAAATTTGTACGCGATGATCGCAACCTACTATGGGTGCCCCGCATCGAAGAAAAAATAAAGCAGAATTCGGCCTTTATTGCCGTAGGTTTTGCCCATTTGCTGGGTGATAAGGGATTGCTTCAACTGTTACGCAATAAAGGCTATACAGTAGAAGGTGTGGTTAATAATTAG
- a CDS encoding ribbon-helix-helix protein, CopG family, producing the protein MKRSPNSELAERINQAHALLEQRKPYINIVEQLMETYGVSQIQAYRYVQQAKAHKEKLTIPERSVVFTVKLPPSLIGRIREFAVSQGTSISKIVRVALEEFLAKKQHYGQKGEDR; encoded by the coding sequence ATGAAAAGATCACCGAATTCGGAATTGGCGGAAAGAATCAATCAGGCGCATGCCTTATTGGAGCAGCGGAAGCCGTATATAAATATTGTAGAGCAGTTGATGGAAACCTATGGTGTGTCCCAAATACAGGCCTATCGTTATGTTCAGCAAGCCAAAGCGCATAAGGAGAAGTTAACCATTCCGGAGCGTTCAGTTGTCTTTACAGTAAAACTTCCGCCCAGTCTGATCGGTCGGATAAGGGAATTTGCAGTCTCTCAGGGGACTTCAATCAGCAAAATAGTCAGGGTGGCATTGGAAGAGTTTTTAGCAAAAAAACAACACTATGGCCAAAAAGGAGAGGATCGCTAA
- a CDS encoding GNAT family N-acetyltransferase, producing the protein MRIIEVQDAKTKKDFLEVAKLIYKNDPVWVQPLDSDIEGIFDPLRNNFHSFGEATRWVLYDKNDKAIGRVSAFINQRKAYQYDQPTGGMGFFECIDDESAAFLLFDTCQKWLIERGMKAMDGPINFGENDTYWGLLIEGFIHPSFGMQYNQPYYQKFFETYGFKQSYQQYTNTMPIALPKRVEKIADWVITKPGYTFEYLTVNNFDKFTADFEEIYNDAWKDFENFVPITKEILLDSFEKMKPIMDEQLIWFAYVNGEPASFIVCLPDANQIIKHLNGKLNLWGKLKFVYYKWKGKMNRIRVVVMGTKQAYQNHGLESALFRKLQFYVLPQNHYTEAELSWVGDFNTKMQAIHAALGATRSKTHATFRFIFPE; encoded by the coding sequence ATGAGAATTATCGAGGTTCAAGACGCTAAAACCAAAAAAGACTTTCTGGAGGTAGCTAAATTAATTTATAAAAATGATCCTGTTTGGGTTCAGCCACTTGATAGTGATATCGAAGGAATCTTTGATCCTCTGCGAAATAACTTCCATTCATTTGGTGAAGCTACCCGTTGGGTACTTTATGATAAGAATGACAAAGCCATTGGTCGTGTTTCAGCCTTTATTAATCAACGTAAAGCGTATCAATACGATCAACCTACCGGCGGCATGGGTTTTTTCGAATGTATTGATGATGAATCTGCAGCTTTCTTGTTGTTCGATACTTGCCAAAAATGGCTAATCGAGCGTGGAATGAAAGCTATGGACGGCCCTATTAATTTTGGTGAGAACGATACGTATTGGGGCTTATTAATTGAAGGGTTTATTCATCCTTCATTTGGTATGCAATACAATCAGCCTTATTATCAAAAGTTCTTTGAAACTTATGGATTTAAGCAATCCTATCAACAGTACACCAATACTATGCCTATTGCACTACCTAAACGGGTAGAAAAAATCGCAGACTGGGTAATTACAAAACCAGGTTACACCTTTGAATATTTAACTGTAAATAACTTCGATAAGTTCACAGCAGATTTCGAAGAAATTTATAACGATGCATGGAAAGACTTTGAAAACTTTGTTCCAATCACAAAGGAAATCTTACTGGATAGTTTCGAAAAAATGAAACCCATAATGGATGAGCAGTTAATTTGGTTTGCCTATGTTAATGGCGAACCGGCTTCGTTTATTGTGTGTCTGCCTGATGCAAATCAAATTATAAAGCATTTGAACGGCAAACTTAACCTTTGGGGTAAGCTAAAATTTGTGTATTACAAATGGAAAGGTAAAATGAATCGGATTCGTGTTGTGGTAATGGGCACTAAACAAGCTTATCAGAATCATGGGTTGGAGTCGGCATTGTTTAGAAAATTGCAATTTTATGTTTTGCCACAAAATCATTATACCGAGGCGGAGCTTTCGTGGGTTGGTGATTTTAACACTAAAATGCAGGCTATTCATGCTGCATTAGGGGCAACCCGATCTAAAACCCATGCAACTTTTAGATTTATTTTCCCTGAATAA
- a CDS encoding transposase produces the protein MHESYKALIPLILPESIEEYFELTEVEKKDAAIHIYLKEVNKTPEEHAANKLHSKGFFEPITLQDFPIRGFQVYLHITRRRWMNEDTGKVVYRNWDLVAQGTRITKGFAAFLKAFSRYTGA, from the coding sequence ATGCACGAGTCCTATAAAGCCCTGATCCCACTGATCCTTCCTGAATCCATTGAGGAATATTTTGAATTAACCGAGGTGGAGAAAAAAGACGCCGCTATCCATATCTATTTAAAGGAAGTAAACAAGACCCCTGAAGAGCATGCGGCAAACAAATTGCACTCCAAAGGCTTTTTTGAGCCCATCACCCTGCAGGATTTTCCCATTCGTGGTTTTCAGGTGTACCTCCACATTACCCGCCGCCGCTGGATGAACGAGGATACCGGCAAAGTCGTTTACCGCAATTGGGATTTAGTGGCCCAAGGCACCCGCATTACCAAGGGTTTTGCGGCTTTTTTAAAAGCATTCAGCCGATACACAGGCGCATAG
- a CDS encoding transposase yields MNGKKLHRSYRNRLSNFNSWKAGNDIEKGLLFPQNMGPYLSIDETSLSLGELYTIITNKDARGKKGTVVAIVKGTQSDGIIPLLKRLPKRLRNEVKEVTMDLAGSMNLIVKHCFPYAPNR; encoded by the coding sequence GTGAATGGCAAGAAACTTCATCGCAGCTACCGGAACCGCTTAAGTAATTTTAACTCCTGGAAAGCGGGCAACGATATCGAAAAAGGACTTTTGTTTCCCCAAAACATGGGACCTTATCTTTCCATTGACGAAACTTCGTTGTCCTTAGGGGAACTCTATACCATCATCACAAATAAAGACGCCAGGGGCAAAAAAGGGACCGTTGTGGCCATCGTCAAGGGCACACAGTCCGATGGGATTATTCCCCTGCTCAAGCGGCTTCCCAAACGGTTACGGAACGAAGTAAAAGAAGTAACCATGGACCTGGCAGGAAGCATGAACCTTATTGTCAAACATTGTTTTCCCTATGCGCCAAACAGGTGA
- a CDS encoding recombinase family protein, with translation MKTAAIYTRVSSDQQKENKTIDSQVDALLEFAKENGYVVPEEYIFKDEGYSGAILVRPGLEKVRDLSAEGQIQAVLVYSPDRLSRNYAY, from the coding sequence ATGAAAACTGCAGCCATTTATACGCGAGTATCCTCCGATCAGCAGAAGGAGAATAAAACCATCGACAGCCAGGTAGATGCTTTATTAGAATTTGCCAAAGAAAACGGTTATGTGGTCCCAGAAGAATATATCTTTAAAGATGAGGGTTACAGTGGAGCGATTTTGGTTCGTCCTGGATTGGAAAAAGTGAGAGATCTAAGTGCCGAAGGACAAATACAAGCTGTTTTGGTCTATAGTCCCGATCGTTTGAGCCGGAATTATGCGTATTAG
- a CDS encoding thioredoxin family protein encodes MIIGDKLPAFNLKGVDGEMYNQYAYADRYALLIIFTNNTCPVAQAYRNRIRNLLKRYEEDNLGIIRVNSTSKNSDAESLEQMKKMYDDLKLPHLYLVDGDQQVAKAFGATKVPEAYLFNSKRELVYKGAIDDSWENENMVTRVYLEDAIEAALDGIDVDYPEIEPVGCDIIWN; translated from the coding sequence ATGATCATAGGCGATAAACTACCTGCGTTTAATTTAAAGGGTGTAGATGGCGAAATGTATAACCAATATGCATATGCCGATAGATATGCCTTGCTGATAATTTTCACCAATAATACATGTCCTGTGGCACAGGCTTACCGAAATCGAATTAGGAATTTGCTAAAAAGATATGAGGAAGATAATTTAGGTATTATTCGTGTTAATTCAACTTCCAAAAACAGTGATGCTGAATCATTAGAACAAATGAAGAAAATGTACGATGATCTCAAGCTGCCTCATTTGTATTTGGTTGATGGAGATCAGCAAGTTGCCAAAGCTTTCGGTGCTACCAAAGTGCCTGAGGCATATTTGTTTAACTCTAAAAGAGAATTGGTGTATAAAGGAGCCATTGACGATAGCTGGGAAAATGAAAATATGGTAACACGCGTATACCTGGAAGATGCAATTGAGGCAGCTTTAGATGGTATAGATGTGGATTATCCTGAAATTGAACCGGTGGGTTGTGATATTATTTGGAATTAG